The following coding sequences are from one Ooceraea biroi isolate clonal line C1 chromosome 5, Obir_v5.4, whole genome shotgun sequence window:
- the LOC105285222 gene encoding tyrosine-protein phosphatase Lar isoform X4 — MLGASLNLTCVAVGAPMPFVKWKKDPAIDLTPDDNLPVGKNVLVLTDIQESANYTCTAASDLGVIETTTMVKVQSLPGPPENVQVSDITATSVKLSWSYKGPDELQYYVIQHKPKHVNQAFAEISGITTMYYHVRSLSPYTEYELYVIAVNSIGRGPPSAPVIVTTGETTESTNGGAKPGTAPRKVQVRPLSSSTMVIQWDEPETPNGQVTGYKVYYTTDPNQPMASWQYQMVDNSQLTTISELTPHTIYTIRVQALTSVGPGPLSLPVQIKTQQGVPSQPEMLTAVDIGETKITLQWSKPAHSAENILSYELYWNDTYAKEKHHRRIPVTENYTLTGLYPNTLYYVWLAARSQRGEGATTIPSPIRTKQYVPGDPQDVIVNAINSTAIHVKWKPPKAKDQNGVIRGYHIHVQEVREEGKDLLNEPIRRDVHEDGVLEVNITGLQPDTKYSVQVAALTRKGDGDRSPPVHITTPGGVPNRPQVNVKLLTRAPDVLELEWVRPSQTYGNLLGYRIRYGIKNQTLKEEFIEDTRQTTYKITDLEERGVDYEFRVAGKNNVGFGQETVRYWFSPEGEPTGPPTNLSYFFQTPDTVCVTWDMPLRQHRNGQIIGYDVQFNKKNDHSTTIDRNTTKTRAVFTNLEENTEYVFHVRAHTSKGSGPYSEKITIMTEKDIGRAPMSVKAVATSDSSVEVWWEPVPNRGKIVGYQIFYTTTAVEDLDEWRQKSVGLTESADLINLEKFTQYAITVAARYKTGLGRLSEKVTVKVKPEDVPLNLRAPDSSTHSMGLSWTPPIRLTPMKYKVSFDAVKEFVDSQGITQMQIVPRRQILLDPQVTSTTINELQPFTTYNVNVSAVPRDGQYKPPAKITVTTQMAAPKPMVKPDFYGVVNGEEIQVILPQASEEYGPISHYYLIVVPEDKSTADRQPDELTEDMITGKGVKQERDNAPYIAAKFPHRDIPYTFHLGSGDIYEGYENRKLAKNKRYRIFVRAVVDTPRKHLYTSSPFSEYLSLDMREVPPGEPPRRPNPNTPPDGNPEVSVKTNGQEPGMVWVVGPIIAAMMVSVFLVLLFVIKKRRQPCKAPDQAAVTRPLMAADISSNHAPSDPVEMRRLNFQTPGMISHPPIPISELGNHIERLKANDNLKFSQEYESIEPGQQFTWDHSNMEVNASKNRYANVIAYDHSRVILQTVDGMPGSDYINANYCDGYRKQNAYVATQGPLQETFGDFWRMCWELRTSTIVMMTKLEERTRIKCDQYWPTRGSETYGQMTVTISDVQELATYCIRTFYVCRAGYSERREIKQLQFTAWPDHGVPEHPAPFLQFLRRVRSLNVPDSGPLVVHCSAGVGRTGCFIVIDSMLERIKHEKMIDIYGHVTCLRAQRNYMVQTEDQYIFIHDALLEAVICGNTEVPARNLHSHIEKLMQPEIDNITGMELEFKKLSNIKADSTRFISANLPCNKHKNRLVHILPYECTRVCLQPQRNIEGSDYINASLIDGYRYRGAYIATQGPLCDTTDDFWRMLWEHNSTIVVMLTKLKEMGREKCHQYWPSDRSIRYQCFVVDPIAEYNMPQYILREFKVTDARDGASRTVRQFQFIDWPEQGVPKSGDGFIDFIGQVHKTKEQFGQDGPITVHCSAGVGRTGVFIALSIVLERMQYEGVVDIFQTVRILRTQRPAMVQTEDQYQFCYRASFEYLGSFDHYAN; from the exons ATGTTAGGCGCATCGCTGAATCTCACCTGCGTTGCGGTGGGTGCACCGATGCCCTTCGTCAAATGGAAAAAGGATCCAGCAATCGATCTGACACCGGACGACAACTTGCCGGTCGGCAAAAACGTCCTAGTGTTGACCGACATCCAGGAGTCTGCCAATTATACGTGCACGGCCGCTAGCGATCTCGGCGTAATCGAGACGACCACGATGGTGAAAGTCCAAT CCCTTCCCGGCCCGCCGGAGAACGTTCAAGTGTCGGACATCACTGCGACGTCGGTGAAGCTGAGCTGGTCCTACAAAGGACCGGATGAGCTGCAGTACTACGTAATTCAACATAAACCGAAGCACGTGAACCAGGCATTTGCCGAGATATCCGGTATCACGACGATGTACTACCATGTTAGGAGTCTCAGCCCGTATACGGAGTACGAGCTCTACGTGATAGCCGTGAACAGCATCGGGCGTGGTCCCCCGAGTGCCCCGGTGATAGTCACCACCGGTGAAACAA CGGAATCGACGAATGGAGGTGCCA AACCCGGTACAGCACCACGGAAGGTTCAGGTACGGCCGTTAAGCTCCAGCACGATGGTCATACAGTGGGACGAGCCGGAAACTCCGAACGGTCAAGTGACA GGATACAAAGTGTATTACACGACGGACCCGAATCAACCTATGGCATCGTGGCAGTACCAGATGGTGGACAACAGCCAGCTGACGACCATCTCGGAGCTAACGCCGCACACAATTTACACCATAAGAGTCCAGGCACTCACGAGTGTCGGTCCTGGACCTCTTAGTTTGCCGGTGCAAATCAAAACGCAACAAGGGGTACCAAGTCAACCGGAAATGTTAACGGCGGTCGACATCGGGGAGACCAAAATAACGCTCCAATGGAGCAAGCCCGCTCATAGCGCTGAGAATATTCTCAGCTATGAGCTATACTGGAATGATACTTACGCAAAG GAGAAGCATCATCGCAGGATACCGGTTACGGAGAACTACACCCTGACCGGCTTGTATCCCAACACCCTGTACTACGTATGGCTGGCCGCGAGGAGTCAGAGGGGAGAGGGTGCCACTACGATACCATCTCCGATTCGCACCAAACAGTACG TGCCGGGGGATCCTCAGGACGTCATAGTCAACGCGATCAACTCCACGGCGATACACGTCAAGTGGAAGCCACCGAAAGCGAAAGATCAGAATGGCGTTATACGAGGATATCACATACACGTGCAGGAAGTGAGGGAGGAG ggGAAAGATCTGCTAAACGAACCGATTCGTCGAGACGTGCACGAGGACGGCGTGCTGGAGGTGAACATCACCGGATTGCAACCGGATACCAAGTACTCGGTGCAAGTGGCGGCGTTGACCAGAAAAGGAGACGGCGACCGTTCGCCACCGGTTCACATTACAACGCCGGGCGGTGTGCCGAATCGGCCGCAAGTCAACGTGAA ACTTCTGACCAGAGCTCCCGACGTCCTCGAACTCGAATGGGTCCGACCTAGTCAGACGTACGGCAATCTACTTGGATACCGTATTCGGTACGGTATAAAGAATCAAACGCTCAAAGAGGAATTTATCGAGGACACGCGTCAAACTACGTACAAAATTACGGATCTCg AGGAGCGAGGTGTTGATTACGAGTTCAGAGTAGCTGGCAAGAACAATGTCGGTTTTGGCCAAGAAACTGTACGATACTGGTTCAGTCCAGAAGGCGAGCCGACAGGGCCACCGACGAACCTGTCCTACTTCTTCCAAACTCCCGACACCGTGTGCGTAACCTGGGATATGCCGCTTCGACAGCACAGAAATGGACAAATAATTGGCTACGATGTGCAGTTTAACAAGAAGAACGATCACTCGACCACCATAGACAGGAACACGACCAAGACGAGAGCGGTATTCACCAATTTAGAAGAGAACACGGAGTACGTCTTTCACGTGCGTGCACATACGTCGAAAGGCAGTGGTCCCTACTCTGAGAAAATTACGATAATGACGGAGAAGGACATCGGTCGTGCCCCGATGTCCGTGAAAGCCGTGGCCACGTCAGACTCCAGCGTGGAGGTGTGGTGGGAACCCGTGCCTAACAGAGGAAAGATCGTCGGTTATCAGATTTTCTACACGACGACCGCCGTGGAAGATCTGGACGAATGGAGGCAGAAGAGCGTCGGCCTGACGGAATCGGCAGACTTGATTAATCTAGAGAAGTTCACTCAATACGCCATAACGGTAGCGGCGCGCTACAAGACTGGCCTGGGGAGACTCAGCGAGAAAGTTACGGTGAAGGTAAAGCCGGAGGATGTGCCATTAAATCTTCGAGCGCCAGACTCGTCAACGCACTCAATGGGCCTCTCCTGGACCCCGCCAATAAGACTGACCCCAATGAAGTACAAAGTCTCGTTCGACGCTGTCAAGGAATTCGTGGACTCCCAGGGTATAACGCAAATGCAGATCGTGCCGCGACGGCAGATCCTGCTGGACCCGCAAGTGACGAGCACGACAATAAACGAGCTGCAACCGTTTACGACTTATAATGTCAACGTGAGCGCTGTGCCGCGGGACGGTCAGTACAAACCGCCGGCGAAGATCACGGTCACCACGCAGATGGCCGCGCCCAAGCCAATGGTAAAACCAGACTTCTACGGCGTAGTTAACGGCGAGGAAATCCAAGTCATTCTGCCGCAAGCATCCGAGGAATACGGACCGATCTCGCATTATTACTTGATCGTTGTGCCTGAAGATAAAAGCACGGCCGACAGACAGCCTGATGAATTGACTGAAGATATGATCACTGGAAAAGGAGTTaagcaagagagagacaaTGCTCCCTACATCGCAGCTAAGTTTCCACACAGGGACATCCCGTACACGTTCCACTTGGGCAGCGGAGACATTTACGAGGGATACGAAAATCGGAAGCTCGCGAAAAATAAACGCTACAGAATATTTGTACGAGCGGTAGTTGATACTCCACGCAAG caTTTGTACACGTCATCACCATTTTCCGAATACTTGTCCCTGGACATGCGGGAGGTACCTCCCGGCGAGCCACCACGTCGACCAAATCCCAACACGCCGCCGGATGGAAATCCGGAAGTTTCCGTGAAAACCAACGGTCAAGAACCAGGCATGGTATGGGTGGTTGGTCCCATAATAGCGGCAATGATGGTCAGCGTTTTCCTTGTACTTTTATTCGTCATTAAAAA ACGAAGACAACCGTGTAAAGCACCAGATCAAGCGGCTGTTACGCGACCGCTTATGGCGGCAGACATAAGTTCCAACCACGCACCATCGGACCCAGTGGAAATGCGACGGCTAAACTTCCAAACTCCCGGCATGATCTCTCATCCGCCGATTCCTATCAGCGAACTGGGCAATCACATCGAGCGCCTAAAAGCGAACGACAATCTCAAGTTCAGTCAGGAGTACGAGTCAATAGAGCCCGGACAACAATTCACGTGGGACCACTCGAATATGGAGGTCAACGCGTCGAAGAATCGTTACGCCAACGTGATCGCGTATGACCACTCGCGAGTCATTCTCCAGACCGTCGACGGAATGCCAGGCTCGGATTACATCAATGCCAATTACTGCGACGGTTATAGGAAGCAGAATGCATACGTCGCCACACAGGGGCCTTTGCAAGAGACGTTCGGGGATTTCTGGCGTATGTGCTGGGAACTACGAACCAGCACGATCGTAATGATGACGAAATTGGAGGAACGAACGAGAATAAAGTGCGATCAGTACTGGCCTACCAGGGGCTCCGAAACTTACGGACAGATGACCGTGACCATCAGCGATGTTCAAGAGCTGGCGACCTATTGCATCCGCACGTTCTACGTTTGCCGAGCGGGTTATTCGGAGCGACGAGAGATCAAGCAGCTGCAATTTACAGCCTGGCCCGATCACGGTGTACCGGAACACCCCGCACCGTTCTTGCAGTTCTTGCGCAGAGTGCGGTCTCTCAATGTACCTGACAGTGGACCGTTGGTCGTACACTGTAGCGCGGGTGTCGGAAGAACTGGTTGCTTCATCGTGATAGATTCGATGCTCGAAAGAATCAAGCACGAGAAGATGATCGACATTTACGGCCACGTCACTTGCCTGCGCGCGCAGAGAAACTACATGGTCCAGACGGAGGATCAGTACATCTTCATTCACGACGCCCTACTCGAAGCAGTTATTTGCGGCAACACGGAAGTACCGGCGAGAAATCTACATTCCCACATTGAGAAGCTCATGCAGCCGGAAATCGATAACATAACTGGAATGGAACTGGAATTCAAGAAGCTCTCCAATATCAAAGCCGACTCGACTAGATTCATATCCGCGAATCTACCCTGCAACAAGCACAAGAATCGGCTGGTTCACATTCTGCCTTACGAGTGTACCAGAGTGTGCCTGCAGCCGCAGCGTAACATCGAGGGATCCGATTACATAAACGCGAGCCTGATAGATGGATACCGTTACCGAGGAGCTTACATAGCGACGCAAGGTCCTCTATGTGATACGACGGACGATTTCTGGCGCATGTTATGGGAACACAACTCCACGATCGTCGTCATGCTGACGAAATTGAAGGAGATGGGGAGAGAAAAGTGTCACCAGTACTGGCCATCCGACCGATCGATCCGTTACCAATGCTTCGTTGTCGACCCGATTGCGGAGTACAACATGCCGCAGTACATTTTGCGGGAGTTCAAGGTGACGGACGCGCGGGATGGCGCCAGTCGTACAGTCAGGCAGTTCCAGTTCATAGACTGGCCGGAACAGGGTGTACCCAAGTCCGGCGACGGTTTCATCGACTTCATCGGCCAGGTGCACAAAACGAAGGAACAATTCGGCCAAGATGGACCGATCACCGTGCACTGTAGCGCCGGTGTAGGAAGAACTGGTGTCTTCATAGCACTTAGTATCGTACTAGAGCGAATGCAGTACGAGGGTGTGGTCGACATATTCCAGACCGTAAGAATATTGCGTACGCAACGTCCAGCCATGGTTCAAACCGAG GATCAATATCAGTTCTGTTATCGAGCTAGTTTCGAGTATTTAGGCTCTTTCGATCATTATGCCAACTGA
- the LOC105285222 gene encoding tyrosine-protein phosphatase Lar isoform X1, which translates to MLGASLNLTCVAVGAPMPFVKWKKDPAIDLTPDDNLPVGKNVLVLTDIQESANYTCTAASDLGVIETTTMVKVQSLPGPPENVQVSDITATSVKLSWSYKGPDELQYYVIQHKPKHVNQAFAEISGITTMYYHVRSLSPYTEYELYVIAVNSIGRGPPSAPVIVTTGETTESTNGGAKPGTAPRKVQVRPLSSSTMVIQWDEPETPNGQVTGYKVYYTTDPNQPMASWQYQMVDNSQLTTISELTPHTIYTIRVQALTSVGPGPLSLPVQIKTQQGVPSQPEMLTAVDIGETKITLQWSKPAHSAENILSYELYWNDTYAKEKHHRRIPVTENYTLTGLYPNTLYYVWLAARSQRGEGATTIPSPIRTKQYVPGAPPRNVTGKAISPTSILVTWEPPTAESSNGRIAYYRLQVVESGRSDSEAKIIKLNDTRFVLDELKKWTEYRIWVLAGTRVGDGPPSYPILVRTHEDVPGDPQDVIVNAINSTAIHVKWKPPKAKDQNGVIRGYHIHVQEVREEGKDLLNEPIRRDVHEDGVLEVNITGLQPDTKYSVQVAALTRKGDGDRSPPVHITTPGGVPNRPQVNVKLLTRAPDVLELEWVRPSQTYGNLLGYRIRYGIKNQTLKEEFIEDTRQTTYKITDLEERGVDYEFRVAGKNNVGFGQETVRYWFSPEGEPTGPPTNLSYFFQTPDTVCVTWDMPLRQHRNGQIIGYDVQFNKKNDHSTTIDRNTTKTRAVFTNLEENTEYVFHVRAHTSKGSGPYSEKITIMTEKDIGRAPMSVKAVATSDSSVEVWWEPVPNRGKIVGYQIFYTTTAVEDLDEWRQKSVGLTESADLINLEKFTQYAITVAARYKTGLGRLSEKVTVKVKPEDVPLNLRAPDSSTHSMGLSWTPPIRLTPMKYKVSFDAVKEFVDSQGITQMQIVPRRQILLDPQVTSTTINELQPFTTYNVNVSAVPRDGQYKPPAKITVTTQMAAPKPMVKPDFYGVVNGEEIQVILPQASEEYGPISHYYLIVVPEDKSTADRQPDELTEDMITGKGVKQERDNAPYIAAKFPHRDIPYTFHLGSGDIYEGYENRKLAKNKRYRIFVRAVVDTPRKHLYTSSPFSEYLSLDMREVPPGEPPRRPNPNTPPDGNPEVSVKTNGQEPGMVWVVGPIIAAMMVSVFLVLLFVIKKRRQPCKAPDQAAVTRPLMAADISSNHAPSDPVEMRRLNFQTPGMISHPPIPISELGNHIERLKANDNLKFSQEYESIEPGQQFTWDHSNMEVNASKNRYANVIAYDHSRVILQTVDGMPGSDYINANYCDGYRKQNAYVATQGPLQETFGDFWRMCWELRTSTIVMMTKLEERTRIKCDQYWPTRGSETYGQMTVTISDVQELATYCIRTFYVCRAGYSERREIKQLQFTAWPDHGVPEHPAPFLQFLRRVRSLNVPDSGPLVVHCSAGVGRTGCFIVIDSMLERIKHEKMIDIYGHVTCLRAQRNYMVQTEDQYIFIHDALLEAVICGNTEVPARNLHSHIEKLMQPEIDNITGMELEFKKLSNIKADSTRFISANLPCNKHKNRLVHILPYECTRVCLQPQRNIEGSDYINASLIDGYRYRGAYIATQGPLCDTTDDFWRMLWEHNSTIVVMLTKLKEMGREKCHQYWPSDRSIRYQCFVVDPIAEYNMPQYILREFKVTDARDGASRTVRQFQFIDWPEQGVPKSGDGFIDFIGQVHKTKEQFGQDGPITVHCSAGVGRTGVFIALSIVLERMQYEGVVDIFQTVRILRTQRPAMVQTEDQYQFCYRASFEYLGSFDHYAN; encoded by the exons ATGTTAGGCGCATCGCTGAATCTCACCTGCGTTGCGGTGGGTGCACCGATGCCCTTCGTCAAATGGAAAAAGGATCCAGCAATCGATCTGACACCGGACGACAACTTGCCGGTCGGCAAAAACGTCCTAGTGTTGACCGACATCCAGGAGTCTGCCAATTATACGTGCACGGCCGCTAGCGATCTCGGCGTAATCGAGACGACCACGATGGTGAAAGTCCAAT CCCTTCCCGGCCCGCCGGAGAACGTTCAAGTGTCGGACATCACTGCGACGTCGGTGAAGCTGAGCTGGTCCTACAAAGGACCGGATGAGCTGCAGTACTACGTAATTCAACATAAACCGAAGCACGTGAACCAGGCATTTGCCGAGATATCCGGTATCACGACGATGTACTACCATGTTAGGAGTCTCAGCCCGTATACGGAGTACGAGCTCTACGTGATAGCCGTGAACAGCATCGGGCGTGGTCCCCCGAGTGCCCCGGTGATAGTCACCACCGGTGAAACAA CGGAATCGACGAATGGAGGTGCCA AACCCGGTACAGCACCACGGAAGGTTCAGGTACGGCCGTTAAGCTCCAGCACGATGGTCATACAGTGGGACGAGCCGGAAACTCCGAACGGTCAAGTGACA GGATACAAAGTGTATTACACGACGGACCCGAATCAACCTATGGCATCGTGGCAGTACCAGATGGTGGACAACAGCCAGCTGACGACCATCTCGGAGCTAACGCCGCACACAATTTACACCATAAGAGTCCAGGCACTCACGAGTGTCGGTCCTGGACCTCTTAGTTTGCCGGTGCAAATCAAAACGCAACAAGGGGTACCAAGTCAACCGGAAATGTTAACGGCGGTCGACATCGGGGAGACCAAAATAACGCTCCAATGGAGCAAGCCCGCTCATAGCGCTGAGAATATTCTCAGCTATGAGCTATACTGGAATGATACTTACGCAAAG GAGAAGCATCATCGCAGGATACCGGTTACGGAGAACTACACCCTGACCGGCTTGTATCCCAACACCCTGTACTACGTATGGCTGGCCGCGAGGAGTCAGAGGGGAGAGGGTGCCACTACGATACCATCTCCGATTCGCACCAAACAGTACG TCCCCGGGGCTCCGCCTCGCAATGTAACCGGCAAAGCGATCAGCCCGACCTCCATATTGGTAACGTGGGAACCGCCGACTGCTGAAAGCTCCAATGGGAGGATCGCCTACTACAGGCTGCAAGTCGTCGAGAGCGGTCGCTCCGACTCCGAGGCGAAGATTATCAAACTGAATGACACGCGTTTCGTGTTGGACGAGCTCAAAAAGTGGACCGAGTATCGGATCTGGGTATTGGCCGGGACCAGAGTAGGTGACGGACCTCCGAGTTATCCTATCTTGGTCAGAACTCACGAGGACG TGCCGGGGGATCCTCAGGACGTCATAGTCAACGCGATCAACTCCACGGCGATACACGTCAAGTGGAAGCCACCGAAAGCGAAAGATCAGAATGGCGTTATACGAGGATATCACATACACGTGCAGGAAGTGAGGGAGGAG ggGAAAGATCTGCTAAACGAACCGATTCGTCGAGACGTGCACGAGGACGGCGTGCTGGAGGTGAACATCACCGGATTGCAACCGGATACCAAGTACTCGGTGCAAGTGGCGGCGTTGACCAGAAAAGGAGACGGCGACCGTTCGCCACCGGTTCACATTACAACGCCGGGCGGTGTGCCGAATCGGCCGCAAGTCAACGTGAA ACTTCTGACCAGAGCTCCCGACGTCCTCGAACTCGAATGGGTCCGACCTAGTCAGACGTACGGCAATCTACTTGGATACCGTATTCGGTACGGTATAAAGAATCAAACGCTCAAAGAGGAATTTATCGAGGACACGCGTCAAACTACGTACAAAATTACGGATCTCg AGGAGCGAGGTGTTGATTACGAGTTCAGAGTAGCTGGCAAGAACAATGTCGGTTTTGGCCAAGAAACTGTACGATACTGGTTCAGTCCAGAAGGCGAGCCGACAGGGCCACCGACGAACCTGTCCTACTTCTTCCAAACTCCCGACACCGTGTGCGTAACCTGGGATATGCCGCTTCGACAGCACAGAAATGGACAAATAATTGGCTACGATGTGCAGTTTAACAAGAAGAACGATCACTCGACCACCATAGACAGGAACACGACCAAGACGAGAGCGGTATTCACCAATTTAGAAGAGAACACGGAGTACGTCTTTCACGTGCGTGCACATACGTCGAAAGGCAGTGGTCCCTACTCTGAGAAAATTACGATAATGACGGAGAAGGACATCGGTCGTGCCCCGATGTCCGTGAAAGCCGTGGCCACGTCAGACTCCAGCGTGGAGGTGTGGTGGGAACCCGTGCCTAACAGAGGAAAGATCGTCGGTTATCAGATTTTCTACACGACGACCGCCGTGGAAGATCTGGACGAATGGAGGCAGAAGAGCGTCGGCCTGACGGAATCGGCAGACTTGATTAATCTAGAGAAGTTCACTCAATACGCCATAACGGTAGCGGCGCGCTACAAGACTGGCCTGGGGAGACTCAGCGAGAAAGTTACGGTGAAGGTAAAGCCGGAGGATGTGCCATTAAATCTTCGAGCGCCAGACTCGTCAACGCACTCAATGGGCCTCTCCTGGACCCCGCCAATAAGACTGACCCCAATGAAGTACAAAGTCTCGTTCGACGCTGTCAAGGAATTCGTGGACTCCCAGGGTATAACGCAAATGCAGATCGTGCCGCGACGGCAGATCCTGCTGGACCCGCAAGTGACGAGCACGACAATAAACGAGCTGCAACCGTTTACGACTTATAATGTCAACGTGAGCGCTGTGCCGCGGGACGGTCAGTACAAACCGCCGGCGAAGATCACGGTCACCACGCAGATGGCCGCGCCCAAGCCAATGGTAAAACCAGACTTCTACGGCGTAGTTAACGGCGAGGAAATCCAAGTCATTCTGCCGCAAGCATCCGAGGAATACGGACCGATCTCGCATTATTACTTGATCGTTGTGCCTGAAGATAAAAGCACGGCCGACAGACAGCCTGATGAATTGACTGAAGATATGATCACTGGAAAAGGAGTTaagcaagagagagacaaTGCTCCCTACATCGCAGCTAAGTTTCCACACAGGGACATCCCGTACACGTTCCACTTGGGCAGCGGAGACATTTACGAGGGATACGAAAATCGGAAGCTCGCGAAAAATAAACGCTACAGAATATTTGTACGAGCGGTAGTTGATACTCCACGCAAG caTTTGTACACGTCATCACCATTTTCCGAATACTTGTCCCTGGACATGCGGGAGGTACCTCCCGGCGAGCCACCACGTCGACCAAATCCCAACACGCCGCCGGATGGAAATCCGGAAGTTTCCGTGAAAACCAACGGTCAAGAACCAGGCATGGTATGGGTGGTTGGTCCCATAATAGCGGCAATGATGGTCAGCGTTTTCCTTGTACTTTTATTCGTCATTAAAAA ACGAAGACAACCGTGTAAAGCACCAGATCAAGCGGCTGTTACGCGACCGCTTATGGCGGCAGACATAAGTTCCAACCACGCACCATCGGACCCAGTGGAAATGCGACGGCTAAACTTCCAAACTCCCGGCATGATCTCTCATCCGCCGATTCCTATCAGCGAACTGGGCAATCACATCGAGCGCCTAAAAGCGAACGACAATCTCAAGTTCAGTCAGGAGTACGAGTCAATAGAGCCCGGACAACAATTCACGTGGGACCACTCGAATATGGAGGTCAACGCGTCGAAGAATCGTTACGCCAACGTGATCGCGTATGACCACTCGCGAGTCATTCTCCAGACCGTCGACGGAATGCCAGGCTCGGATTACATCAATGCCAATTACTGCGACGGTTATAGGAAGCAGAATGCATACGTCGCCACACAGGGGCCTTTGCAAGAGACGTTCGGGGATTTCTGGCGTATGTGCTGGGAACTACGAACCAGCACGATCGTAATGATGACGAAATTGGAGGAACGAACGAGAATAAAGTGCGATCAGTACTGGCCTACCAGGGGCTCCGAAACTTACGGACAGATGACCGTGACCATCAGCGATGTTCAAGAGCTGGCGACCTATTGCATCCGCACGTTCTACGTTTGCCGAGCGGGTTATTCGGAGCGACGAGAGATCAAGCAGCTGCAATTTACAGCCTGGCCCGATCACGGTGTACCGGAACACCCCGCACCGTTCTTGCAGTTCTTGCGCAGAGTGCGGTCTCTCAATGTACCTGACAGTGGACCGTTGGTCGTACACTGTAGCGCGGGTGTCGGAAGAACTGGTTGCTTCATCGTGATAGATTCGATGCTCGAAAGAATCAAGCACGAGAAGATGATCGACATTTACGGCCACGTCACTTGCCTGCGCGCGCAGAGAAACTACATGGTCCAGACGGAGGATCAGTACATCTTCATTCACGACGCCCTACTCGAAGCAGTTATTTGCGGCAACACGGAAGTACCGGCGAGAAATCTACATTCCCACATTGAGAAGCTCATGCAGCCGGAAATCGATAACATAACTGGAATGGAACTGGAATTCAAGAAGCTCTCCAATATCAAAGCCGACTCGACTAGATTCATATCCGCGAATCTACCCTGCAACAAGCACAAGAATCGGCTGGTTCACATTCTGCCTTACGAGTGTACCAGAGTGTGCCTGCAGCCGCAGCGTAACATCGAGGGATCCGATTACATAAACGCGAGCCTGATAGATGGATACCGTTACCGAGGAGCTTACATAGCGACGCAAGGTCCTCTATGTGATACGACGGACGATTTCTGGCGCATGTTATGGGAACACAACTCCACGATCGTCGTCATGCTGACGAAATTGAAGGAGATGGGGAGAGAAAAGTGTCACCAGTACTGGCCATCCGACCGATCGATCCGTTACCAATGCTTCGTTGTCGACCCGATTGCGGAGTACAACATGCCGCAGTACATTTTGCGGGAGTTCAAGGTGACGGACGCGCGGGATGGCGCCAGTCGTACAGTCAGGCAGTTCCAGTTCATAGACTGGCCGGAACAGGGTGTACCCAAGTCCGGCGACGGTTTCATCGACTTCATCGGCCAGGTGCACAAAACGAAGGAACAATTCGGCCAAGATGGACCGATCACCGTGCACTGTAGCGCCGGTGTAGGAAGAACTGGTGTCTTCATAGCACTTAGTATCGTACTAGAGCGAATGCAGTACGAGGGTGTGGTCGACATATTCCAGACCGTAAGAATATTGCGTACGCAACGTCCAGCCATGGTTCAAACCGAG GATCAATATCAGTTCTGTTATCGAGCTAGTTTCGAGTATTTAGGCTCTTTCGATCATTATGCCAACTGA